From the genome of Dermochelys coriacea isolate rDerCor1 chromosome 1, rDerCor1.pri.v4, whole genome shotgun sequence:
TCCCAGTTGCCTATCAGAGTATTTGCTACCATAAGGGGAATTGTATCTGGGTGAGACCAGCCAACTGCTTCGACAGCTATTGCGATGTGTGCCAAAGGCATCTTGTCATCTCTTATACGAATCTGAATCACAAAAATGTTAACTCCAAATGTAATGCAGCAAACATACTACAGTGTGTACTTTTATTCAAATGAAGGAAACTgggaattttcaaataaaatctaGTGCAAAGCGTAAAAAACTTTACTCAATAATACCCTTAACTGTCTGTGTAAACCTAATGCTGTGTGTAAGGCAGTCATTATAATAGTCATTTTGCAGATGATTAAGTGAAGACACAGAATGGCTAAGTGATTTGTCAGAGTcaggacagagctgggaacagaacccaggagtcccgagtTCCTCTGCTGTAACCTTTAAGAACCCCTGCCCAGAATTATATCAAGTGAACAGGCTGCTTTTCAAGGATGGTGAGCATCAGCtgctcctattaacttcaatcgGAGTGATGGGTGCTTAGCATTGAAAGTTACATTAGAAACTCAGATCAAACCAGACAACTGGTTAATATCAATGTTGCTTGTTGATCTGATTAACCTGAAAAGGCAAAAGCAATCTTACTACTTACCTCACTACCTGTGAATTtgcaagggggcagggctggcattcCTCCTTCCTGAGTAGAGGGTAAGTTACCAAAATGATAATTTGCTAAATCAAGCAATTCATCATGAGAGACTCCTGAACAAGAGAGTTTCATataaagcagttaaaaaaaaaagtatctaagATCATTTTTCACAGAAGTTAAAAAGCTCCAACCAAGATGCCAGAGTTACAACAATCCATCATAACAGTTAGTTCTCTCGCAACTTGATTACTGTACATTCCttatttcctccccacccttttCACTTCATTAAATGCCATTGCTAAAATCATCTTCCTCACCACCTTTCTTGCCTCCATCTTATATAGCACCAAACGCAAGCTCCTTGTTCTCAACTTCAAGGCCCTACATAATCTCACCCCACCTTTCTATTTTCTCCTATTCCCTCTCCCATTTTGAACACCATCTCCTTCCTACATTTATGGCTTTGTGCTCTCTGTCACACTGTCCTCTTACACTCGGAACAGCCTCTCAGTTGAAAGCCAAGCACCCTCCTTGCCTAAAGATACATTTAAGGATGTCCCTGGAAGATTACTGAGGGACAAACAGATGAGATGCAGATATACAGAACTTTGAGGGCCAACAATAGACTTCTATGACCCATTAAGTAGTGGATAAGTCATATTTCTGTGTCTGATCTttgtactgtgtttttttaaCTTATTTCCAAGTGCTTGCGGTGATGCATGTCTCACACTaacctccagcagcagccagcactatTCTGGGTCCTTTATAATGTGTTGTTATGTACTCCACCAAGTCATTGCGATTTATGGATCTGTattggtaaagaaaaaaaaaattactacacctcctgtcagcataggtagtgtcgcACAGCTGCAACGCTTCAGTgtacactgcagcattttaagtgtagacaagttctACGAAACAGAAGTTTCACGTTGCTTTGTACACTATTCCAAACATGTACAATTGAGTGTAAGGCATTCAGAGGAAATTCCACTTGCAATTCCACCTTGTGCAACCCCAAACACTTCATAAGGCATAAAGAGAACAAAAATTGTTCCATTTATCTTTAAGTGTGGTTTTCTAATACTGGAAAGTAACCATGAAATTAAGACAAAGGAGAAACATAAGCTGGATTTACTTGATGTTTTCTGTGGGTCCTAATATTGTCCGTCCCAGTGTAGTGTTCTGATAGGCCGTGGCATGAAGATAATCAAAGACAACTTCCTGCAAATTGGTTTCAACTTCCTGCATCTCTCGAAGGATAACTCCTCTCTCCCGCTCGATCTCTGCTTCTCCAAGTGTACTGTTCTGTATGATGTCAGCAAGAATCTCCACAGCTAGTTGAAAACACAAAGGAATGGGGGGCAAGTGTGCTTCAGCAATACTGAAACTTTCAGCTCACTATATTGTAATCAAATAAGCAGCTCAAATACATAATATAAGTGGGCAGAACTGTTAGCAAAGCTTACAGGAAGAAAGATCtaacagaaaattgaaaataaaCTTCTACATAGTGTAAtcttattttgtaatatttattttaggAAAACTTTAGTGCCCTTCTAGGAGAGAATGTGTGTTCTTCGGGGATTTCTAAAACTtttcatcaaggaattgtcagtatgaattattttatttcagatgaACACTATGGAGTAAGACAATTCACTTAAACAAACATACCAGGAACAAACAATTagagaaaactgaacaaaaaatatAGCTTGTTCTTCAACTGGCAGCACTTTGTCTCTAAACATATTGTGATAAACAAGCTTccaaggagagagaaacaaatacaaatatcCAGGGCCCTATCATACCTTCCCAAGGTCAAACACACTGGAGGGGCACAGAATGCCCAAGATACACTGGGAGGTTCACTTTAGAGTTTGAAAAAAGTTCCCTCAGGAGGACAAGGGAGCCAAAGTAGGGGCAGGGAACATGGTTTGCAAACTCCGCTCACTCCCCTGCAGGTCTCAGAGAGATGAATTTCACATCTTTAGCCCCAAAGGAGAGCCACTTGGTCCCCAGGAGAGGTGCCAAGCATGGGCCACAATGCTGAAATGCTCTTCTCCAAACCTGCTAAGCCTCATCCCCACGGAGTTTCAGCAGGGGGACTGCCAAGGAAAGGAGTTGGGAAGCACACTGCAGAAGCATCGTTCTCCCATTTCTGCTTCTTTAGAGGGCTGTCAGCTCATTTAATTCCTTGTTGCTCCCCTCCTCACAATCTTTAGGAAGGATGCTCCTTCAGAAATTCTGTAGGACAGAAGCAGTTACCTCTTGGCAAGTCCTTTGAGAAAGCCTTTGCGTAATACACAGTTTGTTCTCTGGATGTGTAGGCATTAAGATGAGCGCCCATGTTTTCAATCTCTAGTTCCAGGTCTAATTGAGACCTCTTTTTTGTCCCctgaaattaaagggaaaaaaaaatgtttacttgCACTCTGGAAGGTACCTCCACAAAGCAGCTTTTACACATAGGGAATAGtaagggtttatttatttatttttaaaaagctgatttgAGTACAAGGAGAAACAACTGGTCTGAGGCGGGGAAAGCTGGCACATCAGTTTTTCCCCACTGGAAAACTAAGTTTAAAGCCTGCACAAATCCCAAGTGAAAGTTAACTTGAGGAGAGAGTGCCTATTTGTCTCCTACAAAGATTAGTTAAATTCAGCATGACTCAACTCTACCAATCTCAGATATCAGCAGGAGTGGATCAGTTCAGGATTTAAACATAGCAGCAGAAATAAGGAAGGAAGGTTACACAAGACCTGACTCAGACCAGTGTTGTTTTGACTGCACCTCAGTAAGCACTCAAATcgttaattttaaaatgctgaaacAACATGCAGAACTAATTCCTGAAACTAACAGATGTATCATTCTTGAATTACTTCTGTCAgccactttttgtttgttttttcgtTTCTAATAGATCAAACATGAAATTTTTCTTTCAGGCAAGGCTAGAGCAGCACATGCAAAATGTACAGGTGAAGTCATACAGAtttgaggtgaaatcctgactccactgaagtcaacagcaactttgccatcaacttcaatgaggccaggattgcatccttgatttttattttggacGAAAATCCAAATTGCTTGCGTTTTCCCGGTGATTTTGAAAAGTGATAGACTGATTTCAGTTGTAAAGAATCTACATAGTTATCCTTAAAGATCAGtaaacaattttaattttaaaaacatttgaaaactaGTTTTAATACTTACCTTGAAAGCCATATGCTCCAGAAAGTGAGCAGTTCCGTTATTCTTCTCATTTTCATACCTGCTTCCAGCATCAATCCAAAGACCAaccttattaaaaacaaatattaatctTACTATCTAATAGAAGATAGCATTGACATTGTTTTGCTGATTCTTACTTTGGCTAAGATTTTACTTTTTATAAATAGACTATacatggattttcaaaagtaactagtgatttgtGTCCCTCAATTTTGGGGTAAACTAATTTGCAGTTAAAGGGGCACAATTTtctgaaagtgctgagcacccacgctctgaaaaatcagacccctttacaGTGTATCAAATTTGGcatcccaaatcactagtcacttttgaaaggctTAGCCCTACCTTCACACAAACTTGTGTTCATTATTTACAAATTGTTGTTAACTACTTCTGCTAAATACTCTTAATGATAATAGTACATCTAATTTCACAATGTAATGAAAATACATGTACATAGTTAAGTAAAAAATTCATTCACAAGTTACCTACTGTGCATGTTGAGAGTCCAGAATCTTCAGAAGCTACTCTCAGGCCATTTTCCAGAGAAGACACTTTAGTCTCAGGAACATTTAAGACTATTTGCGTTGCTGCCTTGGTGGATCTGAATCTGCTTGTCCCAAGTTGTATGGACTGTAAAGAAAAGCCATTAATTACAACTTGTAGGTACCATCCTATGATGCTTGTCAGGACAGCACGTTCCTGTACTTAGAAGcatgaattatttttgttttgtaaaattaGCTTTGATATGGTGGCCACTGTTCTTCTCCTAGGAAATGCACCAACTCTGCCCGGAAAGGAGGCATGAAGGAGCATAAAATGGACCAGTCTGCAGCTGACCCCTTTTAATGCAACGGCTGTGAGAAACGTGAGTTCAGCTCAAGCCACTTaatctttttgtgcctcagttccccaagtgtaaaatgaggatactaGTAAAagcattaaagattatgagggaCTTAGATATTACAAtaaggggccatataagtaccggAACTAGTCCCAGAAGGGCCAACGTCGACAGCTCCTCAATCTGAACAGATCCATGTTTTTATTCAAGGAACCCAGAGTCCAGGGCTCAGCCTGCAATGCCATCCCATGTAGCCTACACAACTAAGCAGGCTGCTCCAGTTTCAGCCAAAAATTGCAGAGCCACACACCCCTTGGCTTGCACAGATCCCACACAGCCGGGCGACTACAAAGCTCGGGGTGGGGGCGCgcggtcttattgggatccgggaagtgggcgggcgaagcccgtcactgctaaaggatcccccccagcctaaaagggggatccacaggacctagatacccaagaaattctgggggacaactaataaaataacggacaggagtgcggtcaaagggtcaaaagaagggaaccggacggggacaccgagcagagaaccccggacagcgcccactgctcctcaaaggcgtcaagggagtcagaggacgccgctcagaggaactctgcccggatacgtgaacggaccgaggatcggaaataggccctacagtcacaggagactccatcggccaacctcctcactctggttttgtagatggccattttagctagggccaggaggaggttgaccaggagatcccgtgactttgtggggccacagatagggagtgcataaatgagaaggtgaggggagaagtgcaaccaaaaacgtaataagatattggtgaggagccggaataggggctgcagcctggcacactccaggtagacatgtgccagggtatccctcacaccacaaaaggggcaggtgtctgggattgtggtgaacggcgccaagtacacgcccgtgctcacggctccgtgaaggagccgccaactgacatccccggcgggctttgggactaagatggaatataggctggcccaccggggctcctcaccctccaaaggtggcaggaggtcccgccattttgtatcggggcgggacacgagggtgcgggcgtgaagggtgtggaacacgagcgtgtagagatgttttcttggcgcggtttgaaaacagaccggctgcatctcgtgcagccggcttctagtgaaggggtgaagggatcggttgggtccacgggggaggggtccaattaaaaggtccggcaggcctggggtagcgggtgggcggggcgtgccctcgtgcaggacccggtcgagataaacccgagcagcgggcggcaaagcggccttcacctcctgaagtatgcctcggggagtacaaggtctggaaagccccatgcgctgagcgaaggttaggggatccagccagtctccccggttggGGGCGCGCGGTGAGAGAGTCTGGGCCGATCCCAGGGCGCAGTGCGACCCCGTGACAATAACCTCAGCtgagactacagctcccagcggCCCCATGACAACCAAACCGAGCtgagactacagctcccagcgtGCACCGCGCTGGAGGAAGCCCATTGCCTTTTAACTGCCGGCAGCCTGTGGCCCGGCCAGAGGGTTGGGCCCCCCACTCAGCATCTCCCCAGCGCCCCGATCCCCGTCCCTCACCCGGTTCGCTGGGGCTGAGTCCCGCACCAGGTGGCGGCCAAGCCAGGCCCAGAGGAGCCGTCGGGCCGCCAAGGAACCTGCACTCAACGCTGCCGCCGCCATCTTAGATAAGAGCTGGGGTGGCCGCGCGTCTCGACCCCCTCCCCGGACGCACCGCCCCTCCACTGCGCCTGCTCAGGTCCCTCCCCctcggcccggccccgccccgtcCCGTcccgccccgcctcctccctggacGCTCTCACCGGAAGATCGGGGAGGAACGTGGGCaggcgcgggggcggggcgggcacaGGAGAGGGAGGAACGTAGGCAGGCGCGGGGGTGGGGCGGGCACAGGAGAGGGAGGGACTTGGGCAGGCGCGGGGGTGGGGCGGGCACAGGAGAGGGAGGGACTTGGGCAggcgcgggggaggggcggggcgggcacAGGAGAGGGAGGGACTTGGGCAGGCGCGGGGGTGGGGCGGGcacaggagagggagggacctgggcaggcgcgggggaggggcaggcacaggagagggagggacctgggcaggcgtgggggaggggaggggcggggcgggcacAGGAGAGGGAGGGACTTGGGCAggcgcgggggaggggcgggcaCAGGAGAGGAAGGAACGTGGGCaggcgcgggggaggggaggggtgggcacaggagagggagggacctgggcaggcgtgggggaggggaggggcg
Proteins encoded in this window:
- the PMPCB gene encoding mitochondrial-processing peptidase subunit beta isoform X1 encodes the protein MGPLGAVVSAEVIVTGSHCALGSAQTLSPRAPNRGDWLDPLTFAQRMGLSRPCTPRGILQESIQLGTSRFRSTKAATQIVLNVPETKVSSLENGLRVASEDSGLSTCTVGLWIDAGSRYENEKNNGTAHFLEHMAFKGTKKRSQLDLELEIENMGAHLNAYTSREQTVYYAKAFSKDLPRAVEILADIIQNSTLGEAEIERERGVILREMQEVETNLQEVVFDYLHATAYQNTTLGRTILGPTENIKSINRNDLVEYITTHYKGPRIVLAAAGGVSHDELLDLANYHFGNLPSTQEGGMPALPPCKFTGSEIRIRDDKMPLAHIAIAVEAVGWSHPDTIPLMVANTLIGNWDRSFGGGVNLSSKLAQITCHGNLCHSFQSFNTCYTDTGLWGLYMVCEPSTVQDMMHFVQREWIRLCTSVTESEVSRATNLLKTNMLLQLDGSTPICEDIGRQMLCYNRRIPIPELEARIEAIDAQRIREICTKYIYDKCPAIAAVGPVEQLPDYNRIHSGMYWLRD
- the PMPCB gene encoding mitochondrial-processing peptidase subunit beta isoform X2, which translates into the protein MAAAALSAGSLAARRLLWAWLGRHLVRDSAPANRSIQLGTSRFRSTKAATQIVLNVPETKVSSLENGLRVASEDSGLSTCTVGLWIDAGSRYENEKNNGTAHFLEHMAFKGTKKRSQLDLELEIENMGAHLNAYTSREQTVYYAKAFSKDLPRAVEILADIIQNSTLGEAEIERERGVILREMQEVETNLQEVVFDYLHATAYQNTTLGRTILGPTENIKSINRNDLVEYITTHYKGPRIVLAAAGGVSHDELLDLANYHFGNLPSTQEGGMPALPPCKFTGSEIRIRDDKMPLAHIAIAVEAVGWSHPDTIPLMVANTLIGNWDRSFGGGVNLSSKLAQITCHGNLCHSFQSFNTCYTDTGLWGLYMVCEPSTVQDMMHFVQREWIRLCTSVTESEVSRATNLLKTNMLLQLDGSTPICEDIGRQMLCYNRRIPIPELEARIEAIDAQRIREICTKYIYDKCPAIAAVGPVEQLPDYNRIHSGMYWLRD